A region of the Clostridium estertheticum subsp. estertheticum genome:
TTTTATTTTCAAATAATTCAAAGGCTGCAAAACCGTGAGGAAATCAACTTTGAGAAAGATATGTATGTGCAAGAATCTTTTTGGAATAGAATTATGGCTGAACATTCAAAATTTATTCGTGGACTTCTTGATCCAACAGAAAATGAGCTTATAAATACAGCAAATAACTTTGGAAATGAATTTGATAAGTTAACAACAGAGTCAAAAGAAGCAATGGATAATATAATCCCCATCTCAAAAGTTACGCAAGACAGCCTTACAGCAACTATTGAAATAGCTAAATTTAAATCGCAAGGTACGCAAGGATTGCTAGAATGTAAAATCAAGTCCATAATAATACCATTATTAGCCGACCATACTTTACGTGAAGCAAATCACTATTTACGTTTATTGAAAATATTTACAAAAAATAAATGAAATATAGATAAATAAATCTTTTGTTTTATGCTTGTAATTATTCTGCATAGTATTAATGACTGTTAACATAAAAATATGAAGAATTTTCATACCTAAAATTAATGGATAGAGTTTGACACCAACTCTATTCATTAGTTTATTGAAAAAATACAATAAATCAAGTAAGAAACATTACCTTCATTGTATTTGTCATCCATTTTTTCTACTATCCAATTTATCTTTGCTTGGCACTAATATTCTCAAATTATATTTGAATCAATTGTATTATCACTTTCTTTATAATGATTTAACCTGCAAACAGCTGGCCCTTCTATAATATCACCTTCAAAAGAAAATCTCGATCCATGGCAAGGGCAATCCCAAGATTTTTCTTCACTATTCCATTTTAATTCACAACCTAAATGAGTACATGTTATATCAACTATATGTAGTTCTCCATGTTTATCTCTATATGCCCCATACCTTTCTCCATCAATCTCTACTATCTTTCCCTGATCATTTTTCAGATCAAAATTATATTGCCCAACTTGAAGCTTTCCTTTTATTAGCTGCTTTGCAACATCAAAGTTTTCCTTAACTAAATTTTTAATTCCATCAGTTAAAATTTTACGAGATGGATTATATACTTCTTGATAAGGACTTTCATTTTTAACTATAATATCCCTTAGTATAGTCGCTGCTGCTGTTCCATTTGTCATGCCCCATTCACCATAACCTGTAGCAACATAAATATTTTCTGATGTAGACGTAAGCTTACCCACATAAGGTACACCATCTATTGTTATATAATCTTGAGTTGACCATCTATACAAAAAATTTTCAACATTAAAGTTTTTTTCAGCATAATTTTTTAAATTAACATAATGTTTAATCATGTCGCCACCATGAGCGGTCTTATGCTCTTGCCCCCCAATAATTATCATCTGACCATCCTTATACTTTTGTGAACGGAAATACCAACCTGCCTCTCCTGAATCTACAAATGTTCCATTTGGTAATGCATCCTTTATTATTGCAGATATTACATATGATCTTTGTGGTCGAAGTTTTGCAAAATATAACCCCAAACCATCATAAAATGGAAAATGTGAAGCTAAAACGACTTTTGAGGCTATTACTTTAAAGCCTGTGTCTGTTATTACAGTATATAAATTATCATGCTTTATATCTACCGCTCTTGTATGTTCATATATTTGACTACCATTACCAGAAATGTTTTCAGCCATTTTAAGGAGATACTTTCTAGGGTGAAATTGAGCTTGATTTTCAAAGCATAGTGCCCCGCTTATTGAAAATGGTAAATCTAGTTTTTCAATATATTTTGCTTTTATCCCTAGGCTTTTAGCTGCTTCTGCCTCTTCCTTGATAGTATCTTTATAGCTTTCATCTGTTGTATAGATATATGCCGGTAACCTACAAAAATCACAATCAATGTCGTATTCCTTTACCATGTTTTCTATAAAATCTATGGCACCTTCATTTGCATCTGCATATTGCTTAGCTTTCTTAATTCCCATCGTGTTAATTAAATTACTATATATGATATCATGTTGTGAAGTAACATAAGCTGTAGTGTGTCCTGTAGTTCCCTGAACTATTTTATCTGCTTCAATTAATGCAACTTTGTAACCTTCATTTTTCAATAGGAGGGCAGTTGTAATTCCTGTAATACCTCCTCCTATAATTGCTATATCAACTTTAATGTCTTTTTCTAAAGTTGGATAGTTTGTTTCATCTGTTGAATCAAGCCAATAAGATTTTGGTGTTAAAATATTATTAATACACATATTATTTTTCCCATTCATGAATTTGCTCCCTTCCTATAACATAATTAACATATTTATTTTATGTTTATAACCATTCTCATACATTGTATTTTTATTTTATTAATTCCCTTTATCATTAGGATAATTAGCTGGAAATATACCCACAATATATTAGAAACAATTTAAATAAATCCATAATAAATTTTTCACTTCCGGGACAATATATAAAAATACAAGAATTTAACCAAGGAGGTATTTAATTATGGAAAATAAAGAGAAGAAAGGTACTTTTAGTGGCATACCAAGTATAATAATAAGATTTGTAGTAACTTCAATTATATTAGCTATAACGTCATTTTTAACACCAGGCTTTGTACTTGTGGGTCTACGATCAATTATATTAGCGTCGGTAGTTATTTGTTTAATAGATTATTTAGTGGAAAAACTTATGAAAGTTGATGC
Encoded here:
- a CDS encoding FAD-dependent oxidoreductase; the protein is MNGKNNMCINNILTPKSYWLDSTDETNYPTLEKDIKVDIAIIGGGITGITTALLLKNEGYKVALIEADKIVQGTTGHTTAYVTSQHDIIYSNLINTMGIKKAKQYADANEGAIDFIENMVKEYDIDCDFCRLPAYIYTTDESYKDTIKEEAEAAKSLGIKAKYIEKLDLPFSISGALCFENQAQFHPRKYLLKMAENISGNGSQIYEHTRAVDIKHDNLYTVITDTGFKVIASKVVLASHFPFYDGLGLYFAKLRPQRSYVISAIIKDALPNGTFVDSGEAGWYFRSQKYKDGQMIIIGGQEHKTAHGGDMIKHYVNLKNYAEKNFNVENFLYRWSTQDYITIDGVPYVGKLTSTSENIYVATGYGEWGMTNGTAAATILRDIIVKNESPYQEVYNPSRKILTDGIKNLVKENFDVAKQLIKGKLQVGQYNFDLKNDQGKIVEIDGERYGAYRDKHGELHIVDITCTHLGCELKWNSEEKSWDCPCHGSRFSFEGDIIEGPAVCRLNHYKESDNTIDSNII
- a CDS encoding phage holin family protein, whose translation is MENKEKKGTFSGIPSIIIRFVVTSIILAITSFLTPGFVLVGLRSIILASVVICLIDYLVEKLMKVDASPFGKGIKGFVIAVIILYIAQFLVPGMRVSIIGAILASIVIGILDAVIPGRSI